The following are encoded in a window of Camelus ferus isolate YT-003-E chromosome 28, BCGSAC_Cfer_1.0, whole genome shotgun sequence genomic DNA:
- the LOC102509559 gene encoding tyrosine-protein kinase ZAP-70 isoform X3: MPWYHSSLTREEAERKLYSGSQTDGKFLLRPRKEKGTYALSLIYGKTVYHYLISQDKAGKYCIPEGTKFDTLWQLVEYLKLKADGLIYCLKEACPNDSASSEAAAPTLPAHPSTFTHPQRRIDTLNSDGYTPEPARLASSEKPRTMPMDTSVYESPYSDPEELKNKKLFLKRENLLMADIELGCGNFGSVRQGVYRMRKKQIDVAIKVLKHSTEKTDKDEMMREAQIMHQLDNPYIVRLIGVCQAEALMLVMEMAGGGPLHKFLLGKKEEIPVSNVAELLHQVSMGMKYLEEKNFVHRDLAARNVLLVNRHYAKISDFGLSKALGADDSYYTARSAGKWPLKWYAPECINFRKFSSRSDVWSYGVTMWEAFSYGQKPYKKMKGPEVMAYIEQGKRMECPPECPPEMYTLMSDCWTYKWEDRPDFQTVEQRMRTYYYSLASKVEEPGGSGKGAEAASA; the protein is encoded by the exons ATGCCCTGGTACCATAGCAGCCTGACGCGCGAGGAGGCTGAGCGCAAACTCTATTCAGGCTCGCAGACCGACGGCAAGTTCCT GCTGAGACCCCGGAAGGAGAAGGGCACGTACGCGCTGTCGCTGATCTACGGGAAGACCGTGTACCACTACCTCATCAGCCAGGACAAGGCGGGCAAGTACTGCATTCCCGAGGGGACCAAGTTTGACACGCTCTGGCAG CTAGTGGAGTACCTGAAGCTGAAGGCGGATGGGCTCATCTACTGCCTGAAGGAGGCCTGTCCCAACGACAGTGCCAGCTCAG AGGCCGCTGCTCCCACACTGCCAGCCCACCCGTCCACTTTCACCCAC CCTCAGAGACGGATCGACACTCTCAACTCAGATGGATACACCCCCGAACCAG CACGCCTAGCGTCCTCGGAGAAGCCGCGAACGATGCCCATGGACACAAGTGTGTATGAGAGCCCCTACAGCGACCCCGAGGAGCTCAAGAATAAGAAGCTGTTCCTGAAGCGTGAGAACCTCCTCATGGCCGACATCGAGCTCGGCTGCGGCAACTTTGGCTCAGTGCGCCAGGGCGTCTACCGCATGCGCAA GAAGCAGATCGACGTGGCCATCAAAGTGCTCAAACACAGCACGGAGAAGACAGACAAGGATGAGATGATGCGGGAGGCGCAGATCATGCACCAGCTGGACAACCCCTACATCGTGCGGCTCATCGGCGTCTGCCAGGCCGAGGCCCTCATGCTGGTCATGGAGATGGCGGGCGGGGGACCCCTGCACAAGTTCCTGCTGGGGAAGAA GGAGGAGATCCCTGTCAGCAACGTGGCGGAGCTGCTGCACCAGGTGTCCATGGGGATGAAGTACCTGGAGGAGAAGAACTTCGTGCACCGCGACCTGGCGGCCCGCAACGTCCTGCTGGTCAACCGGCACTACGCCAAGATCAGCGACTTTGGTCTCTCCAAGGCGCTCGGTGCTGACGACAGCTACTACACC gcccGCTCGGCGGGGAAGTGGCCGCTCAAGTGGTATGCGCCTGAGTGCATCAACTTCCGCAAGTTCTCCAGCCGCAGTGACGTCTGGAGCTACGGGGTCACCATGTGGGAGGCCTTCTCCTATGGCCAGAAGCCCTACAAG AAGATGAAGGGCCCTGAGGTCATGGCCTACATCGAGCAGGGGAAGCGGATGGAGTGCCCGCCAGAGTGTCCACCTGAAATGTACACACTCATGAGCGACTGCTGGACCTACAA GTGGGAGGACCGTCCAGACTTCCAGACCGTGGAGCAGCGCATGCGCACCTACTACTACAGCTTGGCAAGCAAGGTGGAGGAGCCCGGGGGATCTGGGAAGGGGGCGGAGGCTGCCAGTGCCTGA